From Daucus carota subsp. sativus chromosome 6, DH1 v3.0, whole genome shotgun sequence, the proteins below share one genomic window:
- the LOC108227728 gene encoding auxin-responsive protein IAA27 gives MTTPLEHDYIGLSETPKTEISPENMSETKKSHVLNLKETELRLGLPGSVSPERKAGNVVPLFGKVLEDAKVGSFKNFGSGAKRGFSDAIHGSGKWALGASEAGLAKACAKEASVYTKTLRPVEENKTSPQNENAAAPASKAQVVGWPPIKSFRKNTLATSISKNADVEGISTSECIYVKVSMDGAPYLRKVDLKTCCNYSELSSALENMFSCFTIGQCTSKGLPEREGLSASRLMDLVHGSEYVLTYEDKDGDWMLVGDVPWNMFTDSCKRLRIMKGSEAIGLAPRAMEKCQSRH, from the exons ATGACTACACCACTTGAACATGATTACATAGGCTTATCAGAGACTCCTAAGACAGAGATAAGCCCAGAGAACATGTCTGAGACCAAGAAGAGTCATGTTCTTAACCTTAAGGAGACAGAACTCAGGCTTGGTTTGCCTGGTTCTGTTTCTCCTGAGAGGAAGGCTGGAAATGTTGTGCCTTTGTTTGGGAAAGTGCTAGAAGATGCTAAGGTTGGTTCATTCAAGAACTTTGGGTCTGGAGCTAAGAGGGGTTTTTCTGATGCAATTCATGGCTCTGGGAAATGGGCTCTTGGGGCTTCTGAGGCTGGTTTGGCCAAAGCTTGTGCTAAAGAAGCTAGTGTTTATACTAAGACTTTGAGGCCTGTTGAGGAGAACAAGACTTCTCCTCAGAATGAAAATGCTGCTGCTCCTGCTTCCAA GGCACAGGTAGTTGGATGGCCTCCTATTAAATCATTCCGAAAAAACACTCTGGCTACCAGTATATCGAAGAATGCTGATGTCGAAGGAATTTCAACTTCAGAGTGCATCTATGTCAAGGTTAGCATGGATGGTGCACCATATTTAAGAAAAGTTGACCTCAAAACCTGCTGCAATTACTCTGAACTCTCATCAGCTCTTGAGAATATGTTCAGCTGCTTTACCATTG GACAATGCACCTCTAAAGGACTTCCGGAACGAGAAGGTCTTAGCGCAAGTCGGTTGATGGATCTTGTTCATGGCTCTGAATATGTGCTAACATATGAAGACAAGGATGGTGACTGGATGCTTGTTGGTGATGTTCCTTGGAA TATGTTCACAGACTCTTGCAAGAGGTTAAGGATCATGAAAGGCTCCGAGGCGATTGGTCTAG CTCCACGGGCCATGGAAAAATGCCAGAGCCGGCATTAG